The Hevea brasiliensis isolate MT/VB/25A 57/8 chromosome 1, ASM3005281v1, whole genome shotgun sequence genome has a window encoding:
- the LOC110645952 gene encoding uncharacterized protein LOC110645952, protein MLSTKSESDITSLAPSSPSRSPKRPVYYVQSPSRDSHDGDKSSSMQPSPMESPSHPSFGRHSRNSSASRFSGIFRSSSGRKGSRKRNDKGWNDKGWPECNVIMEEGDYDEDKAFTRRFQALIALCSFIILFTVFCLIIWGASRPFKAEITVKSLLVSNFYVGEGSDFSGVPTKMLTVNGSLRMNIYNPATIFGIHVSSTPINLIYSEIPVATGQLKKYYQPRKSRRTVSVIVEGDKVPLYGAGSSLTVSQTGIVVPLTLKFEIRSRGNVVGKLVRTKHRKLISCPVVLDSTSSKPIKFKKGTCTYD, encoded by the exons ATGCTTTCCACTAAATCGGAATCTGATATCACAAGTTTGGCCCCATCATCACCCTCAAGGTCTCCAAAACGCCCTGTATATTATGTACAGAGCCCTTCAAGGGATTCACACGATGGGGACAAGTCCTCTTCAATGCAACCAAGTCCAATGGAGTCACCTTCACACCCTTCCTTTGGTCGCCATTCAAGGAACTCATCGGCTAGTAGGTTTTCGGGAATATTCAGGTCCTCTTCAGGGAGGAAAGGTAGCAGGAAAAGAAACGATAAAGGCTGGAATGATAAAGGTTGGCCTGAATGTAATGTGATCATGGAAGAAGGGGACTATGATGAGGATAAAGCATTTACTAGGCGGTTTCAGGCCTTGATTGCTTTGTGTAGTTTTATAATCTTGTTTACTGTTTTTTGCTTGATTATATGGGGCGCTAGCCGGCCTTTCAAAGCGGAGATTACTGTCAAG AGCTTGTTAGTAAGTAACTTTTATGTTGGGGAAGGTTCGGACTTCTCTGGCGTTCCAACAAAGATGCTTACGGTGAATGGCTCGTTGAGAATGAACATATACAACCCTGCTACAATATTTGGCATTCATGTTAGTTCCACACCAATCAATCTCATATACTCAGAAATTCCTGTTGCAACTGGTCAG TTGAAGAAATACTATCAACCTAGAAAGAGTCGACGAACAGTATCAGTGATTGTGGAAGGGGATAAGGTTCCACTGTATGGAGCTGGATCAAGTTTAACAGTTTCACAAACTGGCATTGTAGTTCCATTGACACTGAAATTCGAAATCCGGTCTCGAGGGAATGTAGTGGGGAAGCTAGTGAGGACGAAGCATCGAAAGCTAATCTCTTGCCCTGTGGTTCTTGATTCCACTAGCTCCAAACCCATCAAATTCAAGAAGGGTACATGCACATATGATTGA
- the LOC110645954 gene encoding la protein 1 yields MASLDEETAKKLLRQVEFYFSDSNLPRDDFLMKKVSQGKDGMVSLGLVCSFSRIRAFLGLGKIRQDDIPYRVLKSVAEILRKSDFLKVSDDGKKVGRVKELSKPEEVIQQMDERTIAASPFQYDVTMENVESFFAKFSKVNSVRLPRHVADKRVFCGTALIEFSTDADVKDIFKQTLVYAGAILELKPKNEFDSERAKLTEQIGKDCSNHKNNASTTSNYPKGSMVAFSLKRKSTRKPVKNGGNVEQVTDSGGVCKEDKNLDSNVRVVKGIENVSDDISESPLKETCKTVEKSCQIVSQEIVNSENSILKTKNNSKEIISEESKAEDLQDAIFGDRDQSSERVCQVSNEKVTRGGGCTTFVHGEKDILLCEDLKDVFQRFGAVKCVDYHEGAASGCIHFQEPEGAIKACAAAEFIEEGLIVKNFFVSFEAVIAKTEEEHWNMHDLKEEGCQESRDDRKRKHKSSKCGGQSEGRSSHLKERKGKSNKGGRRSEGRSSHSKENDYPTQRPTKAQKVTTV; encoded by the exons ATGGCTTCATTGGACGAAGAAACCGCAAAAAAACTCCTTCGTCAG GTGGAGTTCTACTTCAGCGACAGCAATTTACCTCGAGATGATTTCCTTATGAAGAAAGTCTCTCAAGGCAAAGATGGCA TGGTTAGTTTGGGCCTTGTATGCTCATTCTCTAGAATCAGAGCTTTTTTGGGACTGGGTAAAATAAGACAAGATGACATTCCCTATAGGGTGCTAAAATCAGTTGCTGAGATTCTACGGAAATCGGATTTTCTTAAAGTTTCTGATGATG GGAAAAAGGTGGGTAGGGTTAAGGAGCTGTCAAAGCCAGAAGAAGTTATTCAGCAAATGGATGAAAGAACAATTGCTGCCTCGCCTTTTCAGTATGATGTTACGATGGAAAATGTGGAATCTTTCTTTGCTAAATTTAGCAAG GTTAATAGTGTGAGGCTTCCTCGTCATGTGGCAGACAAAAGGGTTTTTTGTGGCAcggctttgattgagttttctacAGATGCAGATGTGAAAGATATCTTCAAGCAAACTTTAGTTTACGCTGGAGCCATTTTAGAGTTAAAGCCAAA AAATGAGTTTGATTCTGAGAGAGCAAAATTGACAGAGCAAATTGGGAAAGACTGCTCAAATCATAAGAATAATGCCAGCACAACATCCAA CTATCCCAAAGGTTCAATGGTTGCATTTTCACTGAAGAGGAAATCAACTAGGAAACCAGTAAAAAATGGAGGCAATGTTGAGCAAGTTACTGACAGTGGAGGTGTTTGTAAAGAAGACAAGAATTTGGACTCCAATGTTCGTGTTGTTAAAGGGATTGAAAATGTCTCTGACGATATTTCAGAAAGCCCACTGAAGGAAACTTGCAAAACAGTTGAAAAGAGTTGTCAGATTGTCTCTCAAGAaattgtaaatagtgaaaatagcATTTTGAAGACTAAAAATAATTCCAAAGAGATCATTTCTGAAGAGAGCAAGGCAGAGGATCTGCAAGATGCTATTTTCGGTGATAGAGACCAATCTTCTGAAAGAGTTTGTCAAGTGAGTAATGAGAAAGTAACCAGGGGGGGAGGGTGCACTACTTTTGTCCATGGAGAAAAGGACATTCTCTTGTGTGAGGACCTAAAGGATGTCTTCCAAAGGTTCGGTGCTGTTAAG TGTGTTGACTATCATGAGGGAGCAGCTTCAGGTTGCATTCATTTTCAAGAACCAGAAGGAGCTATAAAAGCCTGTGCTGCTGCAGAATTTATTGAAGAAGGTCTCATTGTGAAGAATTTCTTTGTTTCATTTGAAGCAGTTATTG ctAAGACTGAAGAGGAGCACTGGAATATGCATGATCTTAAGGAGGAAGGTTGCCAGGAAAGTAGAGATGATAGAAAACG GAAACACAAATCCAGTAAATGTGGAGGACAATCTGAAGGCAGAAGCTCCCACTTAAAAGAGAGGAAAGGCAAATCTAATAAAGGTGGAAGACGGTCTGAAGGCAGAAGCTCCCACTCAAAAGAAAATGATTATCCAACCCAGCGGCCAACAAAAGCTCAGAAGGTCACAACTGTTTAG